In the Pectinatus sottacetonis genome, ATTTTTCTTGCTGTTCTTTTACAACTGTAGGGACTTCTTTCACAACCGTCTGAATAACTTTTTCAGGCGGTTTATTTTTTAATTCAGCAATCTGTTTAGCTGATTCGGTAATCTGTTCTTGTTGCATTTTTATTTGAGCATTTTTAGCGGCTAATTCTATTCCTGCTGGCGTTTCTGCCTGCGATTGTGATTCGATTGTTATGGTTTGTGCCTTATGGGTTGTCTTGTACAGAAAAAAGCCTATAAGAAGAATTATGAGGATAATCACGATATAGATTATATCTTTTTTGTATTTTGTTAGCCATTCAAGTATTTCAAACATTTTATTCTTCCTTAGATAAAAGCCCGGCCGTAAAGCTGGGCATATAATTATGCAGTAAGTCTGAATATGATGTAATAAAGAGTGTTTTGATATTAATAAAGTAAATTTTTTTAAATAACAAACTTATGTTAAATGAAATAATAATTCAGATGATTAAATAGTGATAAAAAGGATTAAATATGATATTGATTGATATTTACAAAAAATTAGATTCTACAATTATTTCAAAGAAGTTGGGGGTAGGAATTTGTAATCTTGATTCAGATGGGATTGAAGAAGTGCTAGAGATGTTTGAAGAAGAGATCATTATAAATAAATATAAAATAGATGGTTTAAAAAATAAAAAAAATGATATTGAAAAAAATGATGGTTGGAATGATTTAGACAGTATGATAAAAAAATTTCATTGGGGGGAATTTGGAAAATACAATAAACAAATAATAGCAGAGCATTTAGTAGAAATTGATGTATTAAATTTTAATAATTCAATGTTGAAATTGAAAAACTCATATATGGGTAGTCCTACATGTGAAATACAATATGCAAAAAAATTTATTATTTTATGTCAGATTCTATCTTCTAGTACTTTTTTATCGAATGTAATGAGAAAAAAATATATGCCTGATATAATATATGATTCTAGGGAATATAATTGTAGAAGACAAATACTGAGTAAGTTAAAATGGTACATGTTAAAGGGCTCGTTTTCTATAAATCAGTATAATGATAGTAGTATAAAAACATTAAAGCAAATGGGGAAAATGATTGATGAATTTTTGGTATCAACCCAAAAGTTTTGGTTATTTGATTACATAACAAATGTTATTTCAGACTTAGAACAGTGGAGCGCATATCATATTTTCAAAGTAATGTCATTAATAGAAATGCTTATAATAAAATCGAATAATAAGGGAAAAACACATGGAGAACTAGAAAGAAAATTGCCCTTTTTTTTACCGCATACAATAGAGAGAACTAAAAAAAATTATTTTACTGAAATTATGAGAAGGTTGAGAAACAAGATAGCGCATGGTGATTATAAAGCAGTTACTATATTATTAAAACAATATAAAGAAGAATTTATGCAGGAAGTTTGGTATGATGAATTTGAATACAGTATAGAAAATTGGATATACGGAAATATTTGTGCGAATTTAGATGAAACTTTAAGTAATATATTATACTTTATGGTTTCAAATCGAGTTGAATGGGAAAAATTTCGTAATAATGTTTGAAAATATTAAAGAGAAAGAAATAAATTGTATTTTAAATATAACATATATAAGTTAGGGAGAAGATACATGGAAAGTATATATGAGTTCACAAATTCTGATAAATCTAATGTTGTAGAAAAATTTAAAGATTTATTTTCTGGTTGTCATATAAATTTTTTGCTCGGAGCAGGATTTTCTCATAGTGTACTTGGTATGCTTGGGAATTATGAGTATATTTTAGAGGGAATTAGAAGTTATGTAGCAGCTGGCGATGAAAATAAGAACAAGTATAAGATTTTAAAGGCATATATGTTTTGGGCATTTTTTCAAGAATGTGTATATCCAATAACTAAAAAGATATTATCTAAAAAAGATATTAATGAGTTCGTTATATTTGCAAATAATATACATACAATTTTATCTGAAAAAGGTAATCCTGTACTTAATAGACAGTGTAATATATTTACAACCAATTATGATCCCATTAATGAAATTGCTTTTGATTATTCTTTATGTATTTGCAATGATGGTTTTGAAGGTAGAATAAATCCACTATTTTCTACGGATAATTTTTCTAAAATATACTTTCGAGAGGCATTGTTTTCAAATAGGAAAGCAGAAATTCCCTCGGTAAATTTAATGAAAATTCATGGATCTGTCACGTGGAAAAGAAATAGTGCAAATGAATCTGTAGAATATCAGGATTATAAAAATGGACTTAATAAATTTGAAGAAAAGTATAATGCGTTATTTGATGATATAATTGTGCAAAAATTAAAGACATTGTTCAGTGGTGTTACTGCAGATAATGCAGTAAATAAAGTGGATTCTATAATAGCGGGATCTGTTTTATTACCTATGGTAAATGATGTGAGTAGGTATGTAGACATGCTTGATGATTATGCAAATAATATTTTAATTGTAAATCCAACAAAAGAAAAATTTAGTAGCACTTTGTTGAATAAGAACTATTATGAATTACTTAGAATGTATACAAATGAGCTAGAAAAAGAAAATAGTTTACTCGTTACGTTTGGATTTTCTTTTAAGGATGAACATATCCTTGATTTAACAAAAAGATCTTTGGTTAATCCTTCATTAAAATTAATTATATTTTGCTATGAGAAGCAGCAAATTTCTGAATACCAAAAACTCTTTGGTGAATTAAAAAATAATAATATTTCTTATGTATATATAAAAGATAATCAGTTGACAATAAAGAAATTTAATGAAATTTTGAGTAGTATACACTCATAGAGGTAAAAATATGTTGAACGATTTTTATAAGATTGGAAAGGTTATAAAAGTAAGCGGGCAAAGAATTTTGATACGTGTATTTGAAAATAGAAATAGCCATATCTTGGTGTACCAAGGACAAATTATTAAAAATGTCTCAGTAGGGGGCTTTATAAAAATTCCCAAAGGATATAATAATATTATAGGTAAAATAGAAGCAATCTGGTAATATGTCAAGCCCATAAAAATAAAATATTGTAAGCAATTCAGTAAAAAAGAGTGCATTCAACAAACCTTTTTGAATTTTTTCAAAAAGAGGTTAATTGAGATATTAAATTTGGTCTACTCTGGAAGAAGAGTAGAGTTGATTTTTGGCCAGCAATCCAAAAATCAACCGAACAAATTTACGGGCTGTGAGTACGAGTGCGCGTTTATGTTGATGAAGTTTTACTTCATCGAATTTCTTTTGGTAATATACAGCAAATTCATTGCAATGCTTTTTTATATGACTAACTGCTTCAATAAGGTAGTATATTAAATATGCATTACCTGCCTTAGAAAGAGTTGTATCATCGGCTTTAAATTGTCCAGACTGGTTTTCTCGCCAGACAAGACCTGCATATTTGGCAAGGGCATCTTGAGATTTAAAGGCATCAATACAGCCAATTTCAGCAAGGATACCTGCAGACATAACGGGACCAATTCCCGGAATAGATAAAAGAGATTGGTAGGCATTGGGATTAAGCCCTTTAAGAGTTTTTTCAATTGCAGCATTTACAGCTTTCATTTCTTTAGTGTAGGTAGTAATAAGATTGAAAGAAGAAGCAATGGCAATTGTTAAAGGTTCATATAAACATTTATCCAGCCGATAAGAATTACGGGCAGCTTGTTTTAAAAGTTTAGCTGTATTTTCTGGATTAGAAAAACGATTATGTCCTTTTTCACATACATAACTTATAAGTGCATCTATCGGCATGTTAATAATCTCTTCAGTAGAGAGAAAATCGGTAAGCACCGAAGTTGCCGTTGCACCAAAGTTATCAGAAAAGGGCTGTTGTTCTTCTTCAAGCATAGAAAATTCACTAAATTTGAGGAAAATGTTAGAAAGCATATAAGTTTTTTCTCTAGTAAGAGCTTTTGCTAAATGAAGGCGATGACGTGTTAAACGTTGAAGGGCAAGAAATTGACTGCCACGCCATGGCTTAATAGTAATTCTGCCAACACGAGCAAAATCAGCAATGACAAAAGCATCAATATAATCATTTTTGCCAAGGTCAATAAAAGATTTCTTGTAATTGGCAATCATTTTAGGATTTACACAATAAACGGCTGTATTAAAAGGCATCAAAAGCTGGCAAGATGACAGATAGTTAGCAATATGAATGCCATAGAAAGATGTAGATTCTAAGGCTATTATAATGCTAGATAGTTCATGATGAGAACTGAGAAATTCAGCAAGCTTTTGGGCCAAAATAGCGGCGCCGGGATAATTATTAGAAACAGCAAAAGAAAGTAAAGGTTTTTTAGATTCAAATTCTAATAAAACAACAACATTCTCACGGGAACTAATATCAATCCCAACAAACAAAGTAGAAAGAAGATCCGCCTTCTTCATAAAAATCACCACCTTTCCGGCTAAAAATGGATAGGTAGAAAAGGAATATCCTGATCTTAAACGCTGACCGCACCCTCGCAAATTAGCATTCACCTGTGAGAGCTGAAATTTGCTGGTAAACTCTCGCCCAGGGATGAAACATCTGTGTAAGCGGTATTTGACGAATAAGGCAGGCGTCAAGCTTTTTAAGCAGTCACCTAAGTGCTGAAGGAGAAAAAAGACGTAACCTTTGCTACAAATCACTAAAATTATTGTAGCATCAGGATAACCTTTATAACATAAAATAAAAAAATAAGCTTTGTAAACTGGCGGATATCTGCTTACAAAACTTATTATACGAGGAGAAATTGTAATGAAAAAAAATAAGGAACGAAAAATAAATACTAAACCGTCTAAAAATTCAATTCAGGAATTAGAACAAACACGAGATGGAGGACAGATTGCTTTGCGTGGTTTTTCATTTCAATCACTATATACATGTTATTTATTAATATCTAATATTGATGCTAAGATACAATTTAAACTTGAAGGAATTGAAGATATTGATAAAATAGAGCAAAATAAAATTGTACATATTCAACTTAAATATTCAAAGGATAAACAAGATGCAAGTTTTTTACGTGATGTATTAAAAAATTATCTTGAAGCATATTTAATTGATAATACAAGGATGTTCCAATTAGTTTATGATTTTCCAGTTGCAAAAGGCCATTTTAGTAACTTAATAAATAATGATTTATATAAAAATAAAAAATCAAAAGAGTATTGGGAAAAAATTATTAATGAAATAAAAGAAGCAAATCCTAACTGGAATTGGGAAAAATATATATTTGAAAAATTCATGGAGAGCTTATTATTTAAAAATATAAAAAAAGAAGAATTATCTGAACTAATAATAAAAGAAATCATTCAACGTTATGAAATTACAACAGACAATATTATACTTTTTGTTAATGCAATTGAAGCGTTTGTGTGGCATTCAATGGAGAAAAGGAAAAATATTTGTAAGAATGAAATAGACAAACTTATTTGTAATGTTAAAGATGATGTTGCAAAAGGAATTCGAAATCCAGCACATAAGTGGATCAAGCGATTGATGTTTAAGACATCGGAAGAAGATGATAATTCTCATTCAGGATATTATGAAGGTAAAAAGCCTACTATACAAGATATAACATCAGAAATACCAGTTAAACGTCTAGAATTGGAAAAAAAAGTAGTAGATTCAATTATGAATAATACAATAACTGTTATAAAGGCATCTAGTGGTCAAGGAAAGACAACATTAGGTTTACAAACCGCATGTACATTAAAAAATGAATATGTTGTATATAAAATGGAATGGTGCAATGAGGCAAAGGAACTCGATCATATTATTCAATATTTTAAGTCAAGAATAATTGTAGGTGAAAAATTATTAATTTTTATTGATGATTTAAATGGATATGTAAAAGAATGGTCTTTGCTAGCACAAAGATTGCAAGAAGAAGCTATCTATCATTATAAGATATTAATTACTTCAAGAGAAAATGATTGGTATGATTATGCAGGAGATCTAAGTAAAATACATTCTTTGAATGTTATAAACATAAACTTATGTGAAAATGAAGCCAAAGAAATATACGAAAATTTAAAAGAAGCAAATAAATTACATCCATCAATTATAGATTGGAAAAATTCCTGGTACAAGGTATCAGAACGGCAACTATTGATAGAATATGTATATTTATTGACGCACGGAATTATGATATCGGAACGAATAAAAGAGCAGATAAAAGCAGTAAGTATTACTAATACAGGAAAAGTTAAGTGTGATATACTTAGAAAAATAGCATTAGCGGATGTTTGTGGAATAAGTTTATCGTTGGATAAAATATACATAGAAGCAGAAAAGTTAACAGATAGAGATGTTGGCGAAATATTGAAAAGTATGGAAAATGAATTCCTTATTAGAATTAATCAAGAAGGAGCACAACTTGAAGGACTACATCCCGTTAGATCTCAGCATATGCTAGAAATATTGCATGAATATGCTGGGATTGAGAAAACAGCACTGAAAGTAGCTTTGCTGGCAAATGAAGAATATATTCCTATATTATATTCATATTTACCAAAATATATTAATAATAAATTGGGCTTTTATTCAGATGTTTTAATGAAAAAATTTGATTGGAATAATTTTTCGTATTATATATCTATGTTACAAGGTGTGTTTTCATATAGTGTAATGGAATATTATAATG is a window encoding:
- a CDS encoding SIR2 family protein, producing MESIYEFTNSDKSNVVEKFKDLFSGCHINFLLGAGFSHSVLGMLGNYEYILEGIRSYVAAGDENKNKYKILKAYMFWAFFQECVYPITKKILSKKDINEFVIFANNIHTILSEKGNPVLNRQCNIFTTNYDPINEIAFDYSLCICNDGFEGRINPLFSTDNFSKIYFREALFSNRKAEIPSVNLMKIHGSVTWKRNSANESVEYQDYKNGLNKFEEKYNALFDDIIVQKLKTLFSGVTADNAVNKVDSIIAGSVLLPMVNDVSRYVDMLDDYANNILIVNPTKEKFSSTLLNKNYYELLRMYTNELEKENSLLVTFGFSFKDEHILDLTKRSLVNPSLKLIIFCYEKQQISEYQKLFGELKNNNISYVYIKDNQLTIKKFNEILSSIHS
- a CDS encoding IS110 family RNA-guided transposase, translating into MKKADLLSTLFVGIDISSRENVVVLLEFESKKPLLSFAVSNNYPGAAILAQKLAEFLSSHHELSSIIIALESTSFYGIHIANYLSSCQLLMPFNTAVYCVNPKMIANYKKSFIDLGKNDYIDAFVIADFARVGRITIKPWRGSQFLALQRLTRHRLHLAKALTREKTYMLSNIFLKFSEFSMLEEEQQPFSDNFGATATSVLTDFLSTEEIINMPIDALISYVCEKGHNRFSNPENTAKLLKQAARNSYRLDKCLYEPLTIAIASSFNLITTYTKEMKAVNAAIEKTLKGLNPNAYQSLLSIPGIGPVMSAGILAEIGCIDAFKSQDALAKYAGLVWRENQSGQFKADDTTLSKAGNAYLIYYLIEAVSHIKKHCNEFAVYYQKKFDEVKLHQHKRALVLTARKFVRLIFGLLAKNQLYSSSRVDQI